In Abditibacteriaceae bacterium, one DNA window encodes the following:
- a CDS encoding TIM barrel protein has protein sequence MNRDEQFALLDNFNIEIPSWGFADTGTRFGKFAQPAAASTIEEKLADAGWVHKLTGCCPTVAVHVLWDFKDGTDPNETRKLAEQNGIAIGSINPNLFQDQAYKYGSVCSPNEDARAAADAHVEHCIEIGKATGSDLLSFWFADGTNYPGQDDIITRKKRMEVALKKWHDAMPESMTMLVEYKPFEPAWYHTDIADWGMALLFAQKAGPRAKVLVDTGHHLLGTNIEHIVAMLLDEGMLGGFHFNDRKYADDDLTIGSIDPYAVFRIFHEIRNAAERGTDVSQIAYMIDQSHNLKPKIEAMIQTVVTAQELYLKACIVDRAKLAQAQADNDIVAAEEILRQAFYADVKPTLAAWREGKGLPADPLHAHRESDYTAKAADARTARRLAAGETSGSSYA, from the coding sequence ATGAACCGCGACGAACAATTCGCTTTGCTTGATAACTTCAATATCGAAATTCCCAGTTGGGGTTTTGCCGATACCGGCACACGCTTCGGAAAATTTGCTCAACCCGCTGCCGCTTCCACAATCGAAGAAAAACTGGCCGATGCGGGCTGGGTTCATAAACTCACCGGCTGTTGCCCGACGGTCGCGGTTCATGTTTTGTGGGACTTCAAAGACGGCACCGACCCGAACGAAACGCGCAAACTCGCGGAGCAAAACGGCATTGCGATTGGCAGCATCAACCCGAATCTGTTTCAAGACCAAGCGTACAAATACGGTTCGGTGTGCAGCCCGAATGAAGACGCTCGGGCCGCCGCCGACGCGCACGTCGAACATTGCATTGAAATCGGCAAGGCAACCGGCAGCGATTTGCTGTCGTTCTGGTTCGCCGATGGCACCAACTATCCCGGCCAAGACGACATTATCACTCGCAAGAAGCGTATGGAAGTCGCGCTGAAAAAATGGCACGACGCAATGCCCGAAAGCATGACAATGCTGGTGGAATACAAGCCCTTTGAACCGGCGTGGTATCACACCGACATCGCCGATTGGGGCATGGCTTTATTGTTCGCGCAGAAAGCGGGGCCGCGCGCCAAAGTTCTGGTCGATACCGGACATCACTTGCTGGGGACCAACATCGAACACATCGTGGCGATGCTGCTCGATGAAGGAATGCTGGGCGGCTTCCACTTCAACGACCGTAAATATGCCGACGATGATTTGACAATCGGTTCTATCGACCCGTATGCGGTGTTTCGCATTTTTCACGAAATCCGCAACGCCGCCGAGCGCGGCACCGACGTTTCACAAATCGCCTACATGATCGACCAGAGCCATAATCTCAAGCCGAAGATCGAAGCGATGATTCAAACCGTCGTCACGGCGCAGGAGCTTTACCTCAAAGCGTGCATTGTTGATCGCGCGAAGCTGGCGCAGGCCCAAGCCGACAACGACATTGTGGCGGCGGAAGAAATTTTGCGCCAAGCGTTTTACGCCGATGTGAAACCGACGCTCGCCGCATGGCGCGAAGGCAAAGGCTTGCCTGCTGATCCGCTGCACGCCCACCGCGAAAGCGACTACACCGCAAAAGCCGCCGACGCGCGCACCGCGCGTCGCCTCGCTGCCGGCGAAACGAGTGGCTCCAGCTACGCGTAA
- a CDS encoding alkaline phosphatase family protein, producing MKRRSFLGLALLALPLLGGRAHAAPRADHVFIISFDGGKPSVMQKSPMPLTMEMAKTGATTWNAQTIFPSITLVSHTSMLTGVQPAKHKIMWNEWIPQNGMVKVPTVFKVARDNGYTTALFAGKAKFRHLNVAGTLDEFQIPSYNSKVVAAAAAKYIVEKKPNVCFIHFADSDGAGHAHGWGSAEQVQSFADEDAALQIVRDAVKAAGIEKRSTFILSADHGGHDKTHGSNSPEDMTIPWIAWGAGVKPETTITDAVTTFDTAATALWLLDVAVPADWDGKPVTSAFK from the coding sequence ATGAAACGCCGTTCCTTTTTAGGGCTTGCCCTTCTTGCCTTACCTTTACTTGGTGGCCGCGCACACGCCGCGCCGCGTGCCGACCATGTTTTTATTATTTCATTCGATGGCGGCAAGCCTTCGGTGATGCAGAAAAGCCCGATGCCGCTCACCATGGAAATGGCGAAAACCGGCGCGACAACGTGGAACGCGCAAACGATTTTTCCCAGCATCACGCTTGTTTCACACACCTCAATGCTCACCGGCGTGCAACCGGCCAAGCACAAAATCATGTGGAACGAATGGATCCCGCAAAATGGCATGGTGAAAGTGCCGACCGTTTTTAAGGTCGCGCGCGATAACGGCTACACAACAGCGCTTTTTGCGGGCAAAGCGAAATTCCGCCATCTCAACGTGGCGGGCACGCTCGATGAATTTCAGATTCCGTCGTACAACTCGAAGGTTGTGGCGGCGGCGGCGGCGAAATATATCGTGGAGAAAAAGCCGAATGTGTGCTTCATTCATTTCGCCGACAGCGACGGCGCGGGCCATGCACACGGTTGGGGTTCGGCGGAACAAGTTCAATCGTTTGCCGATGAAGATGCCGCTTTGCAAATCGTGCGCGACGCGGTGAAAGCAGCGGGCATCGAAAAGAGAAGCACGTTTATTCTCTCGGCAGATCACGGCGGCCACGACAAGACACACGGCAGCAATTCGCCTGAAGATATGACGATTCCGTGGATTGCGTGGGGCGCAGGTGTGAAGCCTGAAACGACCATCACCGACGCAGTAACGACGTTTGATACCGCAGCCACCGCGCTCTGGCTGCTCGATGTGGCCGTTCCTGCCGATTGGGATGGCAAGCCCGTCACCAGCGCGTTCAAATAA
- a CDS encoding HAD family phosphatase translates to MTFQTLLETTRAEALLFDMDGTLVDNMGYHRQTWIEWSKREGLPGTEAEILAQTHGTIGEIVRRFFPHITDDAELFAIGERKEALYREIYAPHLRLIPGLSAVLEAAKERGFPIALATAGDRTNVAFTIDGLDVRRYFDAIVSGEDVQHGKPNPEVFLIAAQRLGITPEKCLVFEDSPEGAEAARLAGMPCVVINPMKPRDQFGDVAHVLNFAPDYRWLTQ, encoded by the coding sequence ATGACTTTCCAAACGCTTTTAGAAACCACGCGCGCCGAAGCGCTTTTATTCGATATGGACGGCACGCTCGTCGATAACATGGGCTATCACCGCCAGACGTGGATCGAATGGTCGAAGCGCGAAGGTTTGCCCGGAACCGAAGCCGAGATTCTGGCGCAGACGCATGGAACAATAGGTGAAATCGTGCGCCGATTTTTTCCGCACATCACGGACGACGCCGAATTGTTTGCCATCGGCGAGCGCAAAGAAGCGCTTTATCGCGAAATTTACGCGCCGCATTTGCGCCTGATTCCAGGACTGAGCGCAGTGCTGGAAGCGGCGAAAGAGCGCGGCTTCCCCATCGCGCTGGCAACGGCGGGCGACCGCACAAACGTCGCTTTCACTATCGACGGCCTCGATGTGCGCCGCTATTTTGACGCAATTGTGAGCGGCGAAGATGTGCAACATGGCAAGCCGAACCCGGAAGTTTTCTTGATTGCGGCGCAGCGATTGGGCATCACTCCCGAAAAATGTCTGGTGTTTGAAGATTCGCCCGAAGGCGCCGAAGCCGCACGCCTCGCTGGGATGCCCTGCGTCGTTATCAACCCGATGAAGCCGCGCGACCAGTTCGGCGATGTCGCGCACGTTCTGAATTTCGCGCCCGATTATCGCTGGCTGACGCAATAA
- a CDS encoding D-glycerate dehydrogenase, with the protein MKIFVGRAIHDAGLKLLREAGYDVVVNDGPPLSPEQLRQSVRDCDALISVPPDKIDSALLDVAPNLRIVQNYSVGVDNIDLAECAARNVPVGNTPDVLTDATADVAWALLMAAAWRVVEADAFVRRGDWRGWEPKDFWGADFNGATLGIVGFGRIGQAVARRAQGFGLKVLYWNRSEREEALELSATRVELDVLLKQSDFVSVHCALTPDTRELLGERELGLMKPSAILVNTARGAVIDQSALAAALKHRTIRGAGLDVFEKEPLPLSDELTQLPNVVLTPHYGSATERTRAAMSRLCGENVLAALRGDAIPHLVK; encoded by the coding sequence ATGAAAATTTTCGTGGGCCGCGCAATTCACGATGCCGGTTTAAAATTGCTGCGCGAGGCCGGTTACGACGTTGTGGTGAACGACGGGCCACCTTTGTCGCCGGAACAGTTGCGCCAATCGGTGCGCGATTGCGACGCCCTAATTTCAGTTCCACCTGACAAAATTGACTCTGCCCTGCTCGACGTCGCGCCGAATCTCCGCATTGTGCAAAATTATTCGGTTGGCGTCGATAATATCGATTTGGCCGAATGCGCGGCGCGAAATGTTCCCGTTGGCAACACGCCCGATGTCCTCACCGACGCGACTGCCGATGTTGCGTGGGCGCTTTTGATGGCTGCGGCGTGGCGCGTGGTCGAAGCCGATGCTTTCGTTCGGCGCGGCGATTGGCGTGGCTGGGAGCCCAAAGATTTCTGGGGCGCCGATTTCAATGGCGCGACGCTGGGAATCGTCGGTTTCGGACGCATCGGCCAGGCGGTCGCGCGGCGCGCACAGGGCTTTGGCTTAAAAGTTCTTTACTGGAATCGTAGCGAGCGAGAAGAAGCACTCGAACTGAGCGCGACGCGCGTCGAACTTGACGTGCTGTTGAAGCAAAGCGATTTCGTTTCCGTTCATTGCGCGCTGACGCCCGACACGCGTGAACTTTTGGGCGAACGCGAATTAGGTTTGATGAAGCCGTCAGCGATTCTGGTAAATACCGCGCGCGGCGCTGTCATCGACCAATCCGCCTTAGCCGCAGCCTTGAAGCACCGCACAATTCGCGGCGCGGGTCTGGATGTTTTCGAGAAGGAACCACTTCCACTCAGCGACGAATTAACACAGTTACCAAACGTCGTTCTAACGCCACATTACGGCTCGGCGACAGAACGCACGCGCGCGGCGATGTCGCGTTTGTGCGGCGAAAACGTTCTGGCGGCGCTGCGCGGCGACGCCATTCCGCATCTTGTTAAATAA
- a CDS encoding LL-diaminopimelate aminotransferase, with protein sequence MAQLNDNYLKLKAGYLFPEIARRVREFSAANPDAASNIIRCGIGDVTEPLPKAAVDAMKAATDELGSRETFRGYGPEQGYEFLREAIAQNDYRARGLEISDDEIFVSDGSKCDCANILDIFGSDNKIAVSDPVYPVYVDTNVMAGHTGEADESGAYAGLVYLPATKENNFIAAPPEEKVDIAYLCFPNNPTGAVATREQLQAWVDYALANDTILFFDAAYGDFIQDESLPRSIYEIEGARNCAIEFRSFSKNGGFTGVRCAYTVVPQTVMASTASGEKKSLHPLWSRRSSTKFNGVSYPVQRAAEALYSPEGKAEVDALISHYMGNARILKDAARDAGLQVWGGDNAPYIWIAAPNNLSSWDVFDKMLNEANVVITPGSGFGANGEGYFRVSAFNSRANVEEVARRLSNVQW encoded by the coding sequence ATGGCACAACTTAACGACAATTACCTCAAGCTCAAAGCTGGCTACCTGTTTCCCGAAATCGCGCGACGCGTCCGCGAATTTTCTGCCGCAAACCCCGATGCAGCCTCGAATATCATTCGCTGCGGCATCGGCGACGTGACTGAACCGCTGCCCAAAGCCGCCGTTGACGCAATGAAAGCCGCAACCGATGAACTCGGCAGCCGCGAAACCTTTCGCGGCTACGGGCCGGAACAAGGCTACGAATTCCTGCGCGAAGCGATTGCTCAGAACGATTATCGCGCGCGTGGTCTGGAAATTTCCGACGACGAGATTTTCGTTTCCGACGGCTCTAAGTGCGACTGCGCCAACATTCTCGACATCTTTGGCTCAGATAATAAAATCGCAGTCAGCGACCCGGTTTATCCGGTTTACGTCGATACCAACGTGATGGCCGGGCACACTGGCGAAGCCGACGAAAGCGGCGCCTACGCTGGGCTTGTGTATTTGCCCGCGACGAAGGAAAACAACTTTATCGCCGCGCCGCCCGAAGAAAAAGTCGATATTGCCTATCTCTGCTTCCCCAACAACCCGACGGGCGCTGTCGCCACGCGCGAGCAACTGCAAGCATGGGTCGATTACGCGCTTGCCAACGACACAATTTTGTTTTTCGACGCCGCCTATGGCGATTTCATTCAGGACGAAAGCCTGCCGCGCAGCATTTACGAAATCGAAGGCGCGCGCAACTGCGCCATCGAGTTCCGTTCGTTCAGCAAAAACGGCGGCTTTACCGGCGTGCGCTGCGCCTATACAGTCGTGCCGCAAACGGTGATGGCTTCAACCGCCAGCGGCGAAAAGAAATCGCTGCATCCATTGTGGTCGCGCCGGTCTTCGACCAAGTTCAACGGCGTTTCCTATCCGGTGCAGCGTGCGGCGGAAGCGTTGTATTCGCCCGAAGGCAAGGCCGAAGTCGATGCGCTCATTTCACACTACATGGGCAACGCGCGCATTCTGAAAGACGCGGCGCGCGACGCCGGTTTGCAAGTCTGGGGCGGCGACAATGCGCCGTATATCTGGATTGCCGCGCCGAATAATCTTTCGAGTTGGGACGTGTTCGACAAAATGCTGAACGAAGCCAACGTCGTGATTACGCCCGGTTCGGGCTTTGGCGCCAACGGTGAAGGCTACTTCCGCGTTTCGGCGTTTAACTCGCGCGCGAATGTCGAAGAAGTGGCCCGTCGCCTCAGTAACGTGCAGTGGTAA
- the dapF gene encoding diaminopimelate epimerase, whose product MEDNFYMSKETMKFTKMHGLGNDFVMVDCLDSVPNIDFERLAEAVCDRHFGIGGDGLILILPDDEANFRMRMWNPDGSESEMCGNGIRCFGKYLFDAGKVSGEVSVATTKGLQRIEIKAEDSKPGDATVSVRVDMGVPRLQRNEIPMTLVEGQFGGDTQQVVDQPLDVDGTPYRITAVSMGNPHAVIFVEDVESVPLKELGLQIEHHAAFPERTNAHFVQVLGPNKLWMRTWERGAGDTLACGTGACSVLVAAVLNNKLGAGERRALVHLPGGDLEIEWSTNNHVFMTGPATTVFSGELDKNWLAQI is encoded by the coding sequence ATGGAAGATAATTTCTACATGAGCAAGGAAACGATGAAATTCACCAAAATGCACGGATTGGGCAACGACTTTGTGATGGTCGATTGTCTCGATTCCGTTCCCAACATTGATTTTGAGCGTTTGGCCGAAGCGGTTTGCGACCGTCATTTCGGCATCGGCGGCGATGGCCTGATTCTGATTCTGCCCGACGACGAAGCCAACTTCCGCATGCGCATGTGGAACCCCGACGGAAGCGAAAGTGAGATGTGCGGCAATGGTATTCGCTGTTTCGGCAAGTATTTGTTCGATGCCGGCAAAGTTTCCGGCGAAGTTTCGGTGGCGACAACCAAAGGCTTACAGCGCATCGAAATCAAGGCCGAAGATTCCAAGCCCGGCGACGCCACGGTTTCGGTTCGCGTCGATATGGGCGTGCCGCGCTTGCAGCGCAACGAAATCCCGATGACGCTCGTGGAAGGTCAGTTTGGCGGCGATACTCAGCAGGTCGTCGACCAGCCCCTTGATGTCGATGGCACACCGTATCGCATCACGGCGGTTTCGATGGGCAATCCGCACGCAGTCATTTTCGTCGAAGATGTCGAAAGCGTGCCACTCAAAGAGCTCGGTTTGCAAATCGAGCATCACGCCGCTTTTCCCGAACGCACCAACGCGCATTTCGTGCAGGTGCTGGGGCCGAACAAACTATGGATGCGCACATGGGAACGCGGCGCGGGCGATACGCTGGCGTGCGGAACCGGCGCGTGTTCGGTTTTGGTGGCTGCTGTACTCAACAACAAGCTGGGCGCGGGCGAGCGCCGCGCATTAGTGCACCTGCCCGGCGGCGATTTGGAAATCGAATGGTCAACCAACAACCACGTCTTCATGACTGGCCCGGCAACAACCGTCTTTAGCGGCGAACTCGATAAGAACTGGCTCGCGCAAATCTAA